A genomic stretch from Peromyscus eremicus chromosome 6, PerEre_H2_v1, whole genome shotgun sequence includes:
- the Tlcd4 gene encoding TLC domain-containing protein 4, which produces MEAKPGLVVGTVCCSFAVFQVLFHFVSYWFSAKVSPGYNSLSIEKKIEWNSRVVSTCHSLLVGIVGLYLFFFDEPTIVDPLWGDSTLVKLNIATASGYLISDLLIILLNWKVIGDKFFVIHHCTALTAYCFVLMRKLICRNILSVLAKPRLSTLSDT; this is translated from the exons ATGGAAGCCAAGCCCGGACTGGTCGTCGGCACTGTTTGTTGTAGCTTTGCCGTCTTTCAGGTTCTTTTCCATTTTGTAAGTTACTGGTTTTCAGCAAAAGTCTCTCCAGGTTATAATAGTCTTAGCATCGAGAAGAAGATTGAATGGAACTCAAG GGTAGTGTCTACGTGCCACTCTTTGCTGGTTGGGATTGTTGGCTTATACCTCTTCTTCTTTGATGAGCCTACCATAGTTGATCCACTCTG GGGTGATTCAACGCTTGTGAAATTGAATATTGCAACTGCTTCAGGCTACCTCATTTCTG ATTTATTGATTATACTTTTGAATTGGAAAGTGATCGGCGACAAGTTTTTTGTAATTCACCATTGTACCGCTCTAACGGCATACTGCTTTGTATTG atgaggaaactgatATGCAGAAACATCTTAAGTGTTTTGGCCAAACCACGACTGAGTACACTGAGTGACACATGA